Proteins encoded within one genomic window of Couchioplanes caeruleus:
- a CDS encoding tetratricopeptide repeat protein, whose product MSDPRTTPSIFTRGAVDLGALRPASKPAPAGPAGAGGAAAAPAGPAASPAPSGPGGPAAAVIDVTEANFQTTVLQLSMTTPVILDFWADWCEPCKQLSPVLEKLAAEGGGSWVLGKVDVDANPRLAQALRVQGIPMVVALVGGQLVEGFTGVLPEPEVRRYIDAVLKAGGVQVAPLEDPRMDAADDALMSGDLDAAEAAYKKILAESPQDHAAEAGLAQVELYRRVAGADAASVMARAATDPDDLEAQRLAADIEVLSGQAPEAYERLVAAVKRSTGDDRDAVRKHLLSLFAVAGPDDPAVASARRALARALF is encoded by the coding sequence ATGAGCGACCCACGGACCACTCCGTCGATCTTCACCCGCGGCGCGGTCGACCTCGGCGCGCTGCGGCCGGCGAGCAAGCCCGCGCCCGCCGGTCCCGCCGGTGCCGGCGGTGCCGCCGCGGCACCCGCCGGACCCGCCGCGTCGCCGGCGCCCAGCGGCCCCGGCGGCCCGGCCGCCGCGGTGATCGACGTGACCGAAGCGAACTTCCAGACGACCGTGCTCCAGTTGTCGATGACGACCCCGGTCATCCTCGACTTCTGGGCCGACTGGTGCGAGCCGTGCAAGCAGCTCTCGCCGGTCCTGGAGAAGCTCGCCGCCGAGGGCGGCGGAAGCTGGGTGCTCGGCAAGGTGGACGTGGACGCCAACCCACGGCTCGCCCAGGCGCTGCGGGTGCAGGGCATCCCGATGGTGGTCGCGCTGGTCGGCGGGCAGCTCGTCGAGGGCTTCACCGGCGTGCTGCCCGAGCCGGAGGTCCGCCGCTACATCGACGCGGTGCTCAAGGCCGGCGGGGTCCAGGTCGCCCCGCTCGAGGACCCGCGGATGGACGCGGCCGACGACGCCCTGATGAGCGGCGACCTCGACGCGGCCGAGGCGGCGTACAAGAAGATCCTCGCCGAGTCGCCGCAGGACCACGCGGCCGAGGCCGGGCTCGCCCAGGTCGAGCTCTATCGCCGGGTCGCCGGCGCGGACGCCGCGAGCGTGATGGCCCGGGCCGCGACCGACCCCGACGACCTCGAGGCGCAGCGGCTCGCCGCCGACATCGAGGTCCTCAGCGGACAGGCGCCCGAGGCCTACGAGCGGCTCGTCGCCGCCGTCAAGCGGTCCACGGGCGACGATCGCGACGCCGTACGCAAGCATCTGCTGTCGCTCTTCGCCGTCGCCGGGCCGGACGACCCGGCGGTCGCGAGCGCCCGCCGTGCTCTAGCCCGCGCGCTCTTCTAG
- a CDS encoding penicillin-binding transpeptidase domain-containing protein — MHPSGRARRALAALGCLALAAAGVTACSGTDGPGKTLDTFLDGWRGGDLSKVGFVTAAGGRISAKDTYTQLQNLSGDLAKSPLLLSKQGEPEETGDIASAPIKLDWTLPGGAAWSYQSTVRLTKAGSDGWRVVWEPAVVHGELTDGDRLELRRKPADRADILGLDGSPIVTQRPVTVVGVSPEQMTNRDEVLDDLSDELKKIKVNLDLKDLRTRIEGSKPDAFVDVITLRQADYDKVGARIRALEGTLTREDVRELAPSRVFARASLGTVDAATREDLDANPETLAQGDQVGHGGLQQRYDTRLRGIPGQSVVIARKTPDDKVEDSQIFSIEPIAGAPVKTALDTRTQNAADRAVATVKQPSALVAIRISDSSVVAVANGPDGGGTDTALTGQVPAGSTFKMVSALGLLDKKAVTLDARVDCPKTKTVDGRQFKNSHNMALGSVPFRTDFAKSCNTAFVNLAPKLGADGLRDAAAKLGLGAKWDVGADSFAGKISPADTPTELAAASFGQGATAVSPLAMAGATAAVARGRFRQPRLVLEPAPPNALPDGPPLAESSITPLKTMMRQVVTDGTAEALKDVPGGPVHGKTGTAEFANGSEETHAWFIGWQGDLAFAVMVQKGGAGAEAAVPVAESFLRALR; from the coding sequence ATGCACCCGAGCGGACGCGCTCGCCGAGCTCTCGCGGCACTGGGGTGCCTGGCGCTCGCCGCTGCCGGCGTGACCGCGTGTTCGGGTACGGACGGGCCCGGCAAGACGCTCGACACCTTCCTCGACGGCTGGCGCGGCGGCGATCTGAGCAAGGTCGGCTTCGTCACGGCGGCCGGCGGCAGGATCTCCGCCAAAGACACGTACACCCAGCTCCAGAACCTCTCCGGCGACCTGGCGAAGTCGCCCCTCCTGCTGTCGAAGCAGGGCGAGCCCGAGGAGACCGGGGACATCGCCTCCGCGCCGATCAAGCTCGACTGGACGCTACCGGGCGGCGCCGCCTGGTCCTACCAGAGCACCGTACGGCTGACGAAGGCCGGATCCGACGGTTGGCGGGTGGTCTGGGAGCCGGCGGTCGTGCACGGCGAGCTGACCGACGGTGACCGTCTGGAGCTACGCCGCAAGCCGGCCGACCGGGCCGACATCCTCGGCCTCGACGGCTCACCGATCGTGACGCAGCGCCCGGTCACGGTCGTCGGGGTCAGCCCCGAACAGATGACCAACCGCGACGAGGTGCTGGACGACCTGTCCGACGAGCTCAAGAAGATCAAGGTCAACCTCGACCTCAAGGACCTCAGGACCCGTATCGAGGGCTCCAAGCCGGACGCCTTCGTCGACGTGATCACCCTGCGGCAGGCCGACTACGACAAGGTCGGGGCCCGGATCCGTGCCCTCGAGGGCACGCTCACCCGGGAGGACGTCCGGGAGCTCGCCCCCAGCCGGGTGTTCGCCCGCGCCTCGCTCGGCACGGTCGACGCGGCCACCCGGGAGGACCTCGACGCCAACCCGGAGACGCTCGCGCAGGGCGACCAGGTCGGGCACGGCGGGCTCCAGCAGCGCTACGACACCCGGTTGCGCGGCATCCCGGGGCAGTCCGTGGTGATCGCCCGCAAGACCCCGGACGACAAGGTCGAGGACTCGCAGATCTTCAGCATCGAGCCGATCGCGGGGGCGCCGGTCAAGACCGCGCTCGACACCCGTACGCAGAACGCCGCCGACCGGGCCGTCGCCACGGTGAAGCAGCCCAGCGCGCTGGTGGCGATCAGGATCAGCGACTCGTCGGTGGTCGCCGTGGCCAACGGGCCGGACGGCGGTGGCACCGACACCGCCCTGACCGGCCAGGTGCCGGCCGGATCGACCTTCAAGATGGTCTCCGCCCTGGGGCTGCTGGACAAGAAGGCGGTCACCCTCGACGCCCGGGTCGACTGCCCGAAGACCAAGACGGTGGACGGACGCCAGTTCAAGAACTCGCACAACATGGCCCTGGGTTCGGTGCCGTTCCGGACGGACTTCGCCAAGTCGTGCAACACCGCGTTCGTCAACCTCGCCCCCAAGCTCGGCGCCGACGGGCTCCGGGACGCGGCGGCGAAGCTGGGCCTGGGCGCCAAGTGGGACGTGGGAGCCGACTCGTTCGCCGGCAAGATCTCCCCCGCCGACACCCCGACCGAGCTGGCGGCGGCGTCGTTCGGCCAGGGCGCGACGGCGGTGAGCCCGCTCGCGATGGCCGGCGCGACGGCGGCGGTCGCCCGCGGCCGGTTCCGGCAGCCGAGGCTCGTGCTGGAGCCGGCGCCGCCGAACGCGCTGCCGGACGGACCGCCGCTCGCGGAGTCGTCGATCACCCCGCTGAAGACGATGATGCGCCAGGTGGTCACCGACGGCACCGCGGAGGCGTTGAAGGACGTGCCCGGCGGGCCGGTGCACGGCAAGACGGGCACGGCCGAGTTCGCGAACGGCTCCGAGGAGACGCACGCGTGGTTCATCGGCTGGCAGGGGGACCTGGCCTTCGCGGTGATGGTGCAGAAGGGTGGCGCCGGCGCGGAAGCGGCGGTTCCGGTCGCCGAAAGCTTCCTGAGAGCCCTCAGGTGA
- a CDS encoding NAD-glutamate dehydrogenase, with the protein MPVTDEAATESDPELDFGPGPGLALTGRLGTSDDELDEPLPNAERLVAEAVALAGEDHATAALVGRYWRFAPDEELVGYTPGEMFAAARRHRELAATRLPGELKLDISAPGEGQPHTVISIVTDDMPFLVDSVTALLTAHQLQVHLLVHPLIVVRREPLGALSQVESDVEPDDAIDGDLVESWIRVEIDPVRTVEAREQLHNEVRRILTDVRDAVEDWPRMRQRALVIADELAAARGSEHKLPVPDKDVTDSIELLKWLAHDHFTFLGYREYQLGGGEGDGDYDVLTAVPGTGLGILRGDHSTPRKLSSMAPEAHQRALEKRLLVITKANSRATVHRSAYLDYIGVKVFNDRGEVCGERRFLGLFSSSAYRTSVRELPVVRRKVMEVLDRSGLSPRGHSGKDLLQILETYPRDELFQIKTDDLYEAVIGVLRMAGRRQLRLFLRRDGYGRFISCLIYLPRDRFTMSNRQVMQEILLRELNGVGVDYTTRVTERMLARVHFIVRTDPADPPGVVDPNVLAEKLADATRMWDDDFSLVLERKLGEEPARELFQRYAAAFPDSYKDGHTPHDAVQDIAKLELLEEAGQLEMHLYRKRRVTRDGNSEPDDHDVRFKVFRYGEPMMLSAVLPVLHSLGVQVVDERPYEVRRPDGTVYLYDFGLLPPAAHRELSEVRPQVENAFAAAWQNEAEVDGFNELVLRAGLTWRQVVVLRAYAKYQRQTGAVFSQRYVESTFIAYPEITRLLVRLFEVRFAPNLEMGEEERSRRSGELVEQITGLLDGVDSLDQDRILRSYLTLIQATLRTSFFQRGTDGRPKSYVAFKLDPQAIPDLPQPRPKFEIFVYSPRFEGVHLRFGAVARGGLRWSDRREDFRTEILGLVKAQMVKNAVIVPVGAKGGFVLKQKPGDRDEAVACYRLFIGALLDVTDNILSGKIIPPRDVVRHDPDDPYLVVAADKGTATFSDIANEISVGKDFWLGDAFASGGSAGYDHKKMGITARGAWESVKKHFRDLGTDTQTQDFTVVGVGDMSGDVFGNGMLLSEHIRLVAAFDHRHIFLDPQPDAAVSFAERRRLFDLPRSSWADYDPALISQGGGVYPRTAKSIPVSPQVRAALDLGDAAAVSPTELMRAILAAPVDLLWNGGIGTYVKARSETHADVGDKANDAIRINGSEVRAKVVGEGGNLGLTQRGRIEYARRGGPRDDAGNPVGGRIFTDFIDNTAGVDCSDHEVNIKILLGGAVTDGELTLPERDELLAAMTDEVAALVLRDNYEQATALGNARQQAHSLLPVHRRMLTSMEQAGQLNRELEALPTDKELGVRHENGEGLTPPEFAVLLAYVKISLERQVLADAIVDEEWTTGVLARYFPTPLRERFAARMAGHRLRREIISTALVNEVVNRGGTSFVFRAMEESGASAADVIRAYVVIRDVYGMQELWDAAERLDNEVPTSAQTAVYLETRRLLDRAVRWLVSNRRSPIDVAGEIARLRPEVSALLPQLPEVVVGGERRSIEAHVETLVSKGIPEDLARSVARVVYGFGMLDILETAKSTGRDATEVSGIYFVLSERFQIDRLLSHISRLPRGDRWQTLARMALRYDLYAALAGLTAEVLQSTRAEAPAEDRVSEWEQVNAASIARAGNAMGNVDESPADLAALSVLLRQIRTLVKTSAAG; encoded by the coding sequence ATGCCAGTCACCGACGAGGCAGCCACCGAATCCGATCCCGAACTCGACTTCGGCCCGGGCCCCGGCCTGGCCCTGACGGGCCGGTTGGGCACGTCAGACGACGAGCTCGATGAGCCGCTGCCCAACGCCGAGCGCCTGGTCGCCGAGGCCGTGGCCCTCGCGGGTGAGGACCACGCCACCGCGGCCCTCGTGGGCCGCTACTGGCGGTTCGCGCCGGACGAGGAGCTTGTCGGTTACACCCCCGGTGAGATGTTCGCGGCCGCCCGCCGGCACCGGGAGCTCGCCGCCACCCGGCTGCCGGGCGAGCTGAAGCTCGACATCAGCGCCCCCGGAGAGGGCCAGCCGCACACGGTCATCTCGATCGTCACCGACGACATGCCGTTCCTGGTCGACTCCGTAACCGCCCTGCTCACCGCCCACCAGCTCCAGGTGCACCTGCTCGTGCACCCGCTGATCGTGGTGCGCCGCGAGCCGCTCGGCGCGCTGTCGCAGGTCGAGTCGGACGTCGAGCCGGACGACGCGATCGACGGCGACCTGGTCGAGAGCTGGATCCGGGTCGAGATCGACCCGGTACGCACCGTGGAGGCGCGCGAGCAGCTCCACAACGAGGTGCGCCGGATCCTGACCGACGTGCGCGACGCGGTCGAGGACTGGCCGCGGATGCGTCAGCGTGCCCTCGTCATCGCCGACGAGCTGGCCGCCGCGCGCGGTTCGGAGCACAAGCTTCCGGTGCCGGACAAGGACGTCACCGACTCGATCGAGCTGCTCAAGTGGCTCGCCCACGACCATTTCACGTTCCTGGGCTATCGCGAATACCAGCTCGGCGGCGGCGAGGGCGACGGCGACTACGACGTGCTGACGGCCGTGCCTGGCACCGGCCTCGGCATCCTGCGGGGTGACCACAGCACACCGCGCAAGTTGTCGTCGATGGCGCCCGAGGCGCACCAGCGCGCGCTGGAGAAGCGGTTGCTGGTCATCACGAAGGCCAACTCCCGGGCGACCGTGCACCGCTCGGCCTACCTCGACTACATCGGCGTCAAGGTCTTCAACGACCGTGGCGAGGTCTGCGGCGAGCGCCGGTTCCTCGGCCTGTTCTCGAGCTCCGCCTATCGCACCAGCGTCCGGGAGCTGCCGGTGGTGCGCCGCAAGGTCATGGAGGTGCTCGACCGTTCCGGCCTGTCGCCGCGCGGGCACTCCGGCAAGGACCTGCTGCAGATCCTCGAGACCTACCCGCGGGACGAGCTCTTCCAGATCAAGACCGACGACCTCTACGAGGCCGTCATCGGCGTGCTGCGCATGGCCGGCCGCCGCCAGCTCCGGCTCTTCCTGCGCCGCGACGGGTACGGTCGCTTCATCTCCTGCCTGATCTACCTGCCGCGCGACCGCTTCACCATGAGCAACCGGCAGGTGATGCAGGAGATCCTGCTGCGCGAGCTCAACGGCGTCGGCGTCGACTACACGACCCGGGTCACCGAGCGGATGCTCGCCCGCGTGCACTTCATCGTCCGCACCGACCCGGCCGACCCGCCGGGTGTCGTCGACCCGAACGTGCTGGCCGAGAAGCTCGCCGACGCGACCCGCATGTGGGACGACGACTTCTCCCTGGTGCTCGAGCGCAAGCTCGGCGAGGAGCCGGCCCGGGAGCTGTTCCAGCGCTACGCGGCCGCGTTCCCCGACAGCTACAAGGACGGTCACACGCCGCACGACGCGGTCCAGGACATCGCCAAGCTGGAGCTGCTGGAGGAGGCCGGCCAGCTCGAGATGCACCTGTACCGCAAGCGACGGGTCACCCGGGACGGCAACTCCGAGCCCGACGACCACGACGTGCGGTTCAAGGTCTTCCGGTACGGCGAGCCGATGATGCTCTCCGCGGTGCTGCCGGTGCTGCACTCGCTCGGCGTCCAGGTGGTCGACGAGCGGCCGTACGAAGTGCGCCGCCCCGACGGCACCGTCTACCTCTACGACTTCGGTCTGCTCCCGCCGGCGGCACACCGCGAGCTCTCCGAGGTGCGCCCGCAGGTCGAGAACGCGTTCGCCGCCGCCTGGCAGAACGAGGCGGAGGTGGACGGCTTCAACGAGCTGGTGCTGCGCGCCGGCCTGACCTGGCGGCAGGTCGTGGTGCTCCGGGCGTACGCGAAGTATCAGCGGCAGACCGGCGCCGTCTTCTCCCAGCGGTATGTGGAGTCGACCTTCATCGCCTACCCGGAGATCACCCGGTTGCTCGTGCGGCTGTTCGAGGTCCGCTTCGCGCCGAACCTGGAGATGGGGGAGGAGGAGCGCTCCCGCCGCTCGGGCGAGCTGGTCGAGCAGATCACCGGCCTGCTCGACGGGGTGGACAGTCTCGACCAGGACCGGATCCTGCGCTCGTACCTGACGCTCATCCAGGCGACCCTGCGCACCAGCTTCTTCCAGCGCGGCACCGACGGGCGGCCCAAGTCGTACGTCGCGTTCAAGCTGGACCCGCAGGCGATCCCGGACCTGCCGCAGCCCCGGCCCAAGTTCGAGATCTTCGTGTATTCGCCGCGGTTCGAGGGTGTGCACCTGCGCTTCGGCGCCGTGGCGCGCGGCGGCCTGCGCTGGTCCGACCGGCGCGAGGACTTCCGCACCGAGATCCTCGGGCTGGTCAAGGCGCAGATGGTCAAGAACGCGGTGATCGTGCCGGTGGGTGCCAAGGGCGGCTTCGTGCTGAAGCAGAAGCCGGGCGACCGTGACGAGGCGGTCGCGTGCTACCGGCTCTTCATCGGTGCGCTGCTCGACGTGACCGACAACATCCTCAGCGGCAAGATCATCCCGCCGCGGGACGTGGTCCGCCACGACCCCGACGACCCCTACCTGGTGGTGGCGGCCGACAAGGGCACCGCGACCTTCTCCGACATCGCCAACGAGATCTCGGTCGGCAAGGACTTCTGGCTGGGCGACGCGTTCGCCTCCGGCGGGTCGGCGGGCTACGACCACAAGAAGATGGGCATCACCGCGCGCGGCGCGTGGGAGTCGGTCAAGAAGCACTTCCGCGACCTCGGCACCGACACCCAGACGCAGGACTTCACCGTCGTCGGCGTCGGCGACATGTCCGGTGACGTGTTCGGCAACGGGATGCTGCTCAGCGAGCACATCCGGCTCGTGGCGGCGTTCGACCACCGGCACATCTTCCTGGACCCGCAGCCGGACGCGGCGGTCTCGTTCGCCGAGCGGCGGCGCCTCTTCGACCTGCCGCGCTCCTCCTGGGCCGACTACGACCCGGCGCTGATCAGCCAGGGCGGCGGGGTCTATCCGCGGACGGCCAAGTCCATCCCGGTGTCCCCGCAGGTCCGTGCGGCCCTCGACCTCGGCGACGCCGCGGCGGTCAGCCCGACCGAGCTGATGCGGGCCATCCTCGCCGCGCCGGTCGACCTGCTGTGGAACGGTGGCATCGGCACCTACGTCAAGGCGCGGTCGGAGACCCACGCCGACGTCGGCGACAAGGCCAACGACGCCATCCGGATCAACGGCAGCGAGGTGCGCGCCAAGGTGGTCGGTGAGGGCGGCAACCTGGGCCTCACCCAGCGCGGCCGCATCGAGTACGCCCGCCGCGGCGGTCCGCGCGACGACGCCGGCAACCCCGTCGGCGGGCGCATCTTCACCGACTTCATCGACAACACGGCCGGTGTGGACTGCTCCGACCACGAGGTCAACATCAAGATCCTGCTCGGCGGGGCGGTCACCGACGGCGAACTGACGCTCCCCGAGCGCGACGAGCTGCTGGCGGCGATGACCGACGAGGTGGCGGCGCTGGTCCTGCGCGACAACTACGAGCAGGCCACCGCGCTGGGCAACGCGCGGCAGCAGGCTCATTCGCTGCTGCCCGTGCACCGCCGGATGCTGACCTCCATGGAACAGGCCGGCCAGCTCAACCGCGAGCTCGAGGCGCTGCCCACCGACAAGGAGCTCGGCGTCCGGCACGAGAACGGCGAGGGGCTGACGCCGCCGGAGTTCGCGGTGCTGCTCGCGTACGTGAAGATCTCGCTCGAACGTCAGGTGCTCGCCGACGCCATCGTCGACGAGGAGTGGACCACCGGGGTGCTCGCCCGCTACTTCCCGACGCCGCTGCGCGAGCGGTTCGCCGCCCGCATGGCCGGCCACCGGCTGCGCCGCGAGATCATCTCGACCGCCCTGGTCAACGAGGTGGTCAACCGTGGCGGCACGTCGTTCGTCTTCCGCGCGATGGAGGAGAGCGGCGCGTCGGCGGCGGACGTCATCCGGGCGTACGTGGTGATCCGCGACGTCTACGGCATGCAGGAGCTGTGGGACGCCGCGGAACGGCTCGACAACGAGGTGCCGACCTCCGCGCAGACCGCGGTCTACCTGGAGACCCGCCGCCTGCTCGACCGTGCGGTCCGCTGGCTGGTCAGCAACCGCCGCTCGCCGATCGACGTGGCCGGCGAGATCGCGCGCCTGCGCCCCGAGGTCAGCGCCCTCCTGCCGCAGCTTCCCGAGGTCGTCGTGGGTGGCGAGCGCCGCTCGATCGAGGCGCACGTCGAGACGCTCGTGTCGAAGGGCATCCCGGAGGATCTGGCCCGCTCGGTGGCCCGGGTCGTCTACGGCTTCGGCATGCTGGACATCCTGGAAACCGCCAAGTCGACGGGCCGGGACGCGACCGAAGTGTCCGGCATCTACTTCGTCCTCTCGGAGCGCTTCCAGATCGACCGCCTGCTGTCCCACATCTCCCGGCTGCCCCGGGGGGACCGCTGGCAGACCCTCGCCCGCATGGCGCTGCGCTACGACCTGTACGCGGCGCTCGCCGGCCTGACCGCGGAGGTCCTGCAGTCGACGCGCGCGGAGGCGCCCGCGGAGGACAGGGTCTCGGAGTGGGAGCAGGTCAACGCGGCATCGATCGCCCGCGCGGGCAACGCGATGGGCAACGTGGATGAGTCCCCGGCCGACCTCGCGGCGCTGTCGGTGCTCCTCCGCCAGATCCGCACGCTGGTCAAGACCTCGGCCGCGGGCTGA
- a CDS encoding alpha/beta fold hydrolase, with product MRATAIDRTMAEAVDEGLGAPILVLHGGMADSMAWHAVTDRLRDRFRTVRLHRRQYRTDLPRPVTMADEVDHVAAIAAELDRPVLVGHSSGAVLALEAMLADPACYGGAVLYEPPVVIGEPLGGDRLLPARAALADGKPGKALTVFLRDVVRMSPAAAAAAGLVAGHRRYRDRVVRQLDDSDAIDALGNRLDEYAKLDLPMLLIGGDRSPRHLGERLDALERVLPRARRMLMHGQGHNAERRAPGRLAAAIAGFMEELDH from the coding sequence ATGCGGGCGACGGCGATCGACAGAACCATGGCGGAGGCGGTGGACGAGGGGCTCGGCGCCCCGATCCTCGTGCTGCACGGCGGCATGGCCGACAGCATGGCGTGGCACGCGGTGACCGACCGGCTGCGCGACCGCTTCCGGACCGTACGGCTGCACCGCCGCCAGTACCGGACGGATCTGCCCCGCCCGGTCACCATGGCGGACGAGGTGGACCACGTCGCGGCGATCGCGGCGGAACTGGACCGGCCGGTGCTGGTCGGCCACTCGTCGGGGGCGGTGCTGGCCCTGGAGGCGATGCTCGCGGACCCGGCCTGCTACGGGGGCGCCGTCCTCTACGAGCCCCCCGTCGTGATCGGCGAACCGCTGGGCGGCGACCGCCTGCTTCCGGCCCGGGCGGCGCTGGCCGACGGGAAGCCGGGCAAGGCGCTGACGGTCTTCCTCCGCGACGTCGTCCGGATGTCACCGGCCGCCGCGGCCGCGGCCGGTCTCGTCGCCGGCCACCGCCGCTACCGCGACCGGGTGGTCCGGCAGCTCGACGACAGCGACGCGATCGACGCGCTGGGGAACCGGCTCGACGAGTACGCGAAGCTGGACCTGCCGATGCTGCTCATCGGCGGGGACAGGTCGCCCCGGCATCTCGGGGAGCGGCTGGACGCGCTGGAGCGGGTGCTGCCGCGGGCCCGGCGAATGCTGATGCACGGGCAGGGCCACAACGCCGAGCGCCGGGCACCCGGACGCCTGGCCGCGGCCATCGCGGGCTTCATGGAGGAACTGGACCACTGA
- a CDS encoding MFS transporter, which translates to MQTLRRARAATSVIFAVHGAVTGTFAARVPWIADHVDTGAGGLGLALLMPGVGALLAMPLSARLAHRYDLRALTRALILLWCAALVLPSLPTSIVGLCLVLVAYGATAGVADVAMNAQAVIIEERYGRSVMSSFHGFWSVGGLAGSAVAALAARAGMDARPHFLATAVALGAVTLTASVWLVPHRPEAASGAPPAFALPSRAVLPIGLVALCAVFAEGAGLDWAAVYIRDVLGGSAGTAALTVSMFSISMALARFVGDKVIERLGPVTTVRLAGLCASAGAVTVVLGDRVLLGILGFGLMGVGIAVVVPLVFATAGRLGEHPGRSLAGVAGIAYGSGLVAPGIIGGIAHASSLTVSFVLVAALTVAMGLGARALRPAATPSR; encoded by the coding sequence ATGCAGACGCTCCGGCGCGCCCGAGCCGCCACCTCCGTGATCTTCGCCGTGCACGGCGCGGTCACCGGCACGTTCGCCGCCCGGGTGCCGTGGATCGCCGACCACGTCGACACCGGCGCGGGCGGGCTCGGCCTGGCGCTGCTCATGCCGGGCGTCGGCGCCCTGCTCGCCATGCCGCTCTCCGCCCGCCTCGCCCACCGCTACGACCTGCGCGCCCTCACCCGCGCGCTGATCCTGCTGTGGTGCGCGGCGCTCGTCCTGCCGTCGCTGCCCACCTCCATCGTGGGGCTGTGCCTCGTCCTGGTGGCCTACGGCGCGACCGCCGGCGTCGCGGACGTCGCGATGAACGCGCAGGCGGTCATCATCGAGGAGCGGTACGGCCGCTCGGTCATGTCGAGCTTCCACGGCTTCTGGAGCGTCGGCGGGCTGGCCGGTTCGGCGGTAGCGGCGCTGGCGGCCCGCGCCGGGATGGACGCCCGCCCCCACTTCCTGGCCACCGCGGTCGCGCTGGGCGCCGTCACCCTCACCGCGTCCGTCTGGCTGGTGCCGCACCGTCCGGAGGCGGCGTCCGGCGCGCCGCCCGCGTTCGCGCTGCCGTCGCGGGCGGTGCTGCCGATCGGCCTGGTTGCGCTCTGCGCGGTGTTCGCCGAGGGCGCCGGCCTGGACTGGGCCGCGGTCTACATCCGCGACGTCCTGGGCGGCTCGGCCGGCACCGCGGCGCTGACGGTGTCGATGTTCTCGATCAGCATGGCGCTCGCCCGGTTCGTCGGCGACAAGGTGATCGAGCGCCTCGGCCCGGTGACCACCGTACGACTCGCCGGCCTCTGCGCGAGCGCGGGCGCCGTGACCGTGGTGCTGGGAGACCGGGTCCTGCTGGGCATCCTGGGCTTCGGACTCATGGGAGTCGGCATCGCCGTCGTGGTGCCGCTCGTCTTCGCCACGGCCGGACGCCTCGGCGAGCACCCCGGGCGCAGCCTCGCCGGCGTGGCGGGCATCGCGTACGGGAGCGGGCTGGTCGCGCCCGGGATCATCGGCGGGATCGCCCACGCCTCGTCGCTGACGGTGTCGTTCGTCCTGGTGGCCGCGCTGACCGTGGCGATGGGCCTGGGCGCCCGCGCGCTGCGACCGGCGGCGACTCCGTCCCGGTGA